The proteins below are encoded in one region of Shewanella algae:
- a CDS encoding 1,4-dihydroxy-2-naphthoyl-CoA synthase, with protein sequence MTSFVSDTFEPELWEEVAGFAFEDITYHRAKSQGTVRIAINRPDCLNAFRPKTVDELYIALDHARQWSDVGCVLLTGNGPSAKGQHSFSSGGDQRIRGKDGYKYEGEEAGKADLARMGRLHILEVQRLIRFMPKVVIAVVPGWAVGGGHSLHVVCDLTLASKEHAVFKQTDPDVASFDSGYGSAYLAKMIGQKRAREIFFCGFNYSADEAFAMGMVNRSVPHAELETEALRWAKEINSKSPTAMRMLKYGFNLPDDGLVGQQLFAGEATRLAYGTAEAQEGRDAFLEKRDQDFSSFPWHY encoded by the coding sequence ATGACATCTTTTGTTTCCGATACTTTTGAACCTGAATTGTGGGAAGAGGTTGCCGGGTTCGCTTTTGAAGACATCACTTACCACAGAGCCAAATCTCAAGGTACGGTGCGAATTGCCATTAACCGCCCCGACTGCCTGAACGCTTTTCGTCCCAAGACGGTTGATGAACTTTACATAGCTCTGGATCACGCCCGGCAATGGTCTGATGTAGGTTGTGTGCTGTTAACGGGCAATGGTCCATCGGCCAAGGGGCAACATTCCTTCTCCTCCGGTGGCGATCAGCGTATTCGCGGCAAGGACGGCTACAAATATGAAGGTGAGGAAGCCGGCAAGGCCGATTTGGCTCGCATGGGCCGCCTGCATATTCTCGAAGTGCAGCGCTTGATCCGCTTTATGCCCAAGGTCGTCATAGCCGTTGTTCCCGGTTGGGCGGTTGGTGGCGGTCACAGCCTGCACGTGGTGTGCGATCTGACACTGGCATCGAAAGAACATGCCGTTTTCAAACAGACAGATCCTGATGTAGCCAGCTTTGATTCTGGCTATGGCAGTGCTTATCTGGCGAAGATGATAGGTCAGAAGCGGGCAAGGGAAATATTTTTCTGTGGCTTTAACTACAGTGCCGATGAAGCCTTTGCCATGGGCATGGTTAACCGTTCAGTTCCTCATGCAGAACTTGAAACCGAAGCTCTGCGCTGGGCCAAGGAGATCAATTCCAAGTCCCCAACCGCAATGCGCATGCTCAAATATGGCTTTAACCTGCCTGATGATGGTTTGGTTGGCCAGCAACTGTTTGCCGGAGAAGCGACCCGTTTGGCCTATGGCACAGCCGAGGCCCAGGAAGGCCGAGACGCGTTTCTTGAAAAACGCGATCAGGACTTTTCCAGCTTCCCTTGGCATTACTGA
- a CDS encoding DUF2061 domain-containing protein — MIKTMTFAILHFSVAFTITYLLTGSVLIGGAVALVEPSINTVVFYFHEKVWKRYEAKKQQRLTQLTA; from the coding sequence ATGATTAAGACAATGACCTTTGCCATACTGCACTTCAGCGTAGCCTTTACCATCACTTATCTGCTTACTGGCAGTGTACTTATAGGTGGTGCCGTGGCCCTGGTAGAACCCAGCATCAACACAGTTGTTTTCTACTTCCACGAAAAAGTCTGGAAAAGATACGAAGCAAAAAAGCAGCAGCGGCTGACACAATTAACCGCCTGA
- the glmS gene encoding glutamine--fructose-6-phosphate transaminase (isomerizing) has product MCGIVGAVAQRDVAEILIEGLKRLEYRGYDSAGVAVIHQGELTRTRRVGKVQELADALQTAPLAGGTGIAHTRWATHGEPSERNAHPHQSGSDIAVVHNGIIENHAKLREMLKGLGYQFNSDTDTEVICHLVDHELKSAPGLLAAVQATVKQLEGAYGTVVIDRRDPERLVVARSGSPLVIGFGLGENFVASDQLALLPVTRTFAFLEEGDVAEVTRREVHIYDLDGNPVVREKKESEITHDAGDKGEYRHYMLKEIYEQPMALARTLEGRIAQQQVLDTAFGDNAAELLKDIKHVQIIACGTSYHAGMAARYWLEDWAGVSCNVEIASEFRYRKSHLFPNSLLVTISQSGETADTLAAMRLAKEMGYKATLTICNAPGSSLVRESDMAYMMKAGAEIGVASTKAFTVQLAGLLMLTAALGRYNSMSVEMQAAIAQSLQSMPAKVEQALGLDDAIAELAEDFADKSHALFLGRGDQYPIAMEGALKLKEISYIHAEAYASGELKHGPLALIDADMPVIVVAPNNELLEKLKSNVEEVRARGGLMYVFADVDAEFASDDTMKVIPVPHCDEFMAPLIYTIPLQLLSYHVALIKGTDVDQPRNLAKSVTVE; this is encoded by the coding sequence ATGTGTGGAATTGTTGGCGCAGTAGCGCAGCGGGATGTAGCTGAAATCTTGATAGAGGGGCTGAAACGCCTGGAATATCGTGGCTATGATTCGGCCGGTGTGGCTGTCATTCACCAAGGTGAACTGACCCGTACCCGCAGAGTTGGCAAGGTGCAGGAGTTGGCCGATGCTTTGCAAACTGCTCCTTTGGCCGGTGGTACAGGTATCGCCCATACCCGTTGGGCGACCCATGGTGAGCCCAGTGAGCGCAACGCGCATCCACATCAATCCGGCAGCGACATAGCCGTGGTGCACAACGGCATTATTGAAAATCACGCTAAATTGCGGGAGATGCTCAAGGGCTTGGGGTATCAGTTCAACTCAGATACAGATACAGAAGTTATTTGTCATCTGGTCGACCATGAGCTTAAGTCTGCCCCCGGCTTGCTGGCGGCGGTACAAGCCACGGTCAAACAACTGGAAGGTGCCTATGGCACTGTGGTCATCGACCGCCGTGACCCTGAACGGCTGGTGGTCGCCCGCAGTGGCAGCCCATTGGTAATAGGCTTTGGCCTGGGAGAAAACTTCGTCGCCTCGGATCAGTTGGCGCTGCTGCCGGTGACCCGTACTTTTGCCTTCCTGGAAGAGGGCGATGTTGCCGAAGTGACTCGCCGTGAGGTCCATATCTATGATCTTGACGGTAACCCGGTTGTGCGTGAAAAGAAAGAGTCTGAAATCACCCATGATGCCGGTGACAAGGGCGAGTATCGTCACTATATGCTTAAAGAGATCTATGAGCAGCCAATGGCGCTGGCCCGTACTCTCGAAGGCCGAATTGCCCAGCAGCAGGTGCTGGATACTGCCTTTGGTGATAATGCAGCCGAGCTTCTCAAAGATATCAAACACGTACAGATCATTGCCTGTGGCACCAGTTACCATGCCGGTATGGCGGCACGTTATTGGCTGGAAGATTGGGCCGGCGTTTCCTGTAATGTGGAAATCGCCTCTGAATTCCGCTACCGCAAGTCGCATCTGTTCCCCAACAGCCTGTTGGTCACCATTTCTCAATCCGGTGAAACGGCCGATACCCTGGCGGCAATGCGTTTGGCCAAAGAGATGGGGTACAAGGCAACCCTGACCATATGTAACGCCCCCGGGTCCTCGCTGGTTCGCGAGTCCGACATGGCATATATGATGAAAGCCGGTGCCGAGATAGGTGTGGCTTCCACCAAGGCCTTTACCGTGCAGTTGGCCGGTTTGTTGATGCTGACGGCGGCACTGGGACGTTATAACAGCATGAGTGTGGAAATGCAGGCGGCAATCGCCCAGAGTCTGCAGTCTATGCCGGCTAAAGTGGAGCAGGCTCTGGGGTTGGATGACGCCATAGCTGAGTTGGCTGAAGACTTTGCCGATAAGAGTCATGCCTTGTTCCTGGGACGTGGCGATCAGTATCCCATTGCGATGGAAGGTGCGCTGAAGCTGAAGGAGATTTCCTATATTCATGCCGAAGCTTATGCATCCGGAGAGCTGAAACATGGACCATTGGCGCTGATCGATGCCGACATGCCTGTGATAGTGGTGGCACCCAATAATGAACTGCTTGAAAAGCTTAAGTCCAATGTGGAAGAAGTGCGTGCCCGTGGTGGTTTGATGTATGTGTTTGCTGATGTTGATGCTGAATTTGCATCCGATGACACCATGAAGGTAATTCCTGTGCCACATTGTGATGAGTTTATGGCACCGCTTATTTACACTATTCCGCTGCAGTTGCTGTCATACCATGTTGCCCTGATCAAAGGGACTGATGTGGATCAGCCAAGAAACTTGGCCAAGTCGGTTACTGTGGAGTAA
- a CDS encoding DeoR/GlpR family DNA-binding transcription regulator has protein sequence MTKRNTQQRRHAIVTLLQQQGEVSVDALALKFETSEVTIRKDLAALEKTGLLLRRYGGAVVVPQEMTQTLSEPPSRNKLAIAQAAAGLIKDHNRIIIDCGSTTLGLIPELNDKRGLVVMTNSLQLANAIHELENEPTLLMTGGTWDPHSESFQGQVAEQVLRSYNFDQLFIGADGIDLQRGTTTFNELIGLSRVMAEVSRDVVVLLESEKVGRRIPNLELPWELVTTLVTDDRLPDAAAESISNQGVKLILAPFTA, from the coding sequence ATGACCAAACGCAACACTCAACAAAGGCGTCACGCCATAGTTACCCTGCTGCAGCAGCAGGGTGAAGTCAGTGTCGATGCCTTGGCGCTGAAGTTTGAAACTTCGGAAGTGACCATACGTAAAGACTTGGCAGCCCTGGAGAAAACCGGTTTGCTGCTGCGTCGTTATGGTGGCGCCGTCGTCGTTCCTCAAGAGATGACCCAAACCTTGTCTGAACCGCCTTCCCGCAATAAGTTGGCCATAGCTCAGGCCGCTGCCGGGCTTATCAAAGATCATAACCGCATCATTATAGATTGTGGCAGCACCACTTTGGGGCTTATTCCTGAGCTCAATGATAAGCGCGGGCTGGTGGTCATGACTAACTCCCTGCAACTGGCCAATGCGATACATGAATTGGAAAACGAGCCCACACTCTTGATGACAGGGGGCACTTGGGATCCCCACTCCGAATCTTTTCAAGGACAGGTGGCTGAGCAAGTATTGCGTTCCTACAACTTTGACCAGCTTTTTATCGGTGCCGATGGCATTGACTTGCAGCGAGGCACCACCACTTTCAATGAGTTGATTGGACTCAGCCGGGTGATGGCGGAAGTCTCCAGGGATGTGGTGGTGTTGCTCGAATCGGAAAAGGTGGGTCGCAGAATTCCTAATCTTGAGTTGCCATGGGAGTTGGTCACGACCCTGGTGACAGATGACAGGCTGCCTGATGCAGCCGCTGAAAGTATTTCAAATCAAGGGGTAAAGCTGATCTTAGCCCCTTTTACAGCATAA
- a CDS encoding TonB-dependent siderophore receptor, translating into MRFKFSCVGMAVVAAISSMPLAAEQAPEDIERISVTGRSFNDYKTGVASGAMRGDINLMDTPQSVTVIPDFVTDEQLATNLAEVLVNDSSVTAGTQRWNRQVFSIRGFELDSGSGYLINGHQQWSHYVQPIETLQQVEVLKGPSSMLYGQSGPGGLVNMVTKKPTYDTLFNLGFDTDDNGSTRFQLDAGGSLNEAQTIRYRTVLVKQDTQYWREYQDGENQERDRWLGYLNLEFDLSDDITLALKYDHTQDKTGIDVGGWLNKKGELIGGRDIIWDMPWAFTDNKVQNMGADLVWHLNDDWNVKLGYNHQKFQRQRLDSAPSYNENAMTDGYSIRPFDRYDDWQHKTAYVDFSGHFNTGSIEHQLLIGANYLDYFYQQRRDRGGSITVIPGTGLPAKPDLDYHSVAKGDPSEYDFYGVYIQDLISLNEQWKLLAGIRYDEQKEDGVTDSATSPKFGIIYSPTDNGSIYLNYSKSFVPQGSVDNELDLNDGMELDPEYGEQYELGTKWELFDNSLLLTAAVFDIKIDNRIVTHSLDVPQGDKSKITRQDGTQHHKGFEMGAQGQLSDKWFMTGSMMYLDATYKTGDELDGKTPIDAPEWSANIWTRYEMTEALALNFGAVYVGERFADKNNQITKDGYVRFDIGAAYTFDIAGTELGVRANIRNLFDKDYLDGGDYQMVTIGEGRHFSLALEAKF; encoded by the coding sequence ATGAGGTTTAAGTTTTCCTGTGTAGGTATGGCTGTGGTTGCTGCTATCTCTTCAATGCCACTGGCAGCAGAGCAAGCGCCAGAAGATATTGAACGCATCAGTGTTACCGGCCGTAGCTTCAATGATTATAAGACCGGCGTCGCCTCAGGCGCGATGCGTGGTGATATCAATCTGATGGATACACCTCAATCCGTTACCGTTATCCCCGACTTTGTCACCGATGAACAGCTGGCAACGAACCTGGCTGAAGTATTGGTAAATGACTCTTCGGTCACAGCGGGTACACAGCGTTGGAACCGGCAGGTTTTCTCTATTCGGGGGTTTGAACTGGACTCTGGGTCGGGCTACTTGATCAATGGTCATCAACAGTGGTCGCACTATGTACAACCTATTGAAACCCTGCAGCAGGTAGAAGTACTCAAGGGTCCATCCAGTATGCTCTACGGCCAGTCAGGCCCTGGTGGCTTGGTTAATATGGTGACCAAGAAGCCGACCTACGACACTCTGTTTAACCTGGGGTTTGATACCGATGACAATGGCTCTACCCGCTTTCAGCTGGATGCCGGTGGTAGCCTAAACGAAGCTCAAACCATACGTTATCGCACAGTGTTGGTTAAGCAGGACACCCAATATTGGCGCGAATATCAGGATGGTGAAAATCAGGAAAGAGATCGTTGGCTGGGCTATTTAAACCTGGAGTTTGATCTCAGCGACGATATTACCTTGGCGTTGAAATATGACCACACCCAAGATAAGACAGGGATTGATGTGGGTGGCTGGTTGAATAAAAAAGGTGAGCTTATCGGTGGCAGAGACATTATCTGGGATATGCCTTGGGCATTTACCGATAATAAGGTACAGAACATGGGAGCCGATTTGGTTTGGCATCTCAACGATGACTGGAATGTGAAGCTGGGATATAACCACCAGAAGTTCCAGCGTCAGCGCTTGGATTCTGCTCCGTCTTATAATGAAAATGCGATGACGGATGGCTATAGCATCAGACCTTTCGATCGTTATGATGATTGGCAGCACAAGACTGCATATGTGGATTTCAGTGGTCATTTCAATACAGGCAGTATCGAGCATCAGTTGCTGATAGGTGCCAATTATCTGGACTACTTCTATCAACAACGTCGCGACCGCGGCGGCTCCATAACCGTAATTCCTGGTACAGGCCTACCTGCCAAGCCGGATCTTGATTATCACTCTGTGGCCAAGGGTGACCCTAGTGAATATGACTTCTATGGCGTCTACATTCAGGATTTAATCAGCTTGAATGAACAGTGGAAACTGCTCGCAGGTATACGCTATGACGAGCAAAAAGAAGACGGAGTTACCGACAGCGCAACGTCTCCCAAGTTTGGCATCATCTATTCGCCTACGGATAATGGCAGTATTTACCTGAACTACTCCAAGAGCTTTGTTCCTCAAGGAAGTGTTGATAACGAACTGGATCTTAATGACGGTATGGAACTGGATCCCGAATATGGTGAGCAGTATGAATTGGGCACCAAGTGGGAGCTGTTCGACAATAGCTTGTTGCTGACCGCTGCTGTGTTTGACATTAAGATAGACAACAGGATTGTCACTCACAGCTTGGATGTCCCTCAAGGTGATAAGAGCAAAATTACCCGTCAGGATGGGACTCAGCATCACAAGGGTTTCGAGATGGGAGCTCAGGGGCAGTTAAGTGATAAGTGGTTTATGACTGGTTCCATGATGTATCTGGATGCCACTTACAAGACGGGAGATGAACTGGATGGAAAGACTCCTATAGATGCTCCTGAATGGTCGGCCAATATTTGGACCCGTTATGAGATGACTGAAGCACTGGCTCTGAACTTCGGTGCCGTTTATGTCGGTGAGCGCTTTGCTGATAAAAACAATCAGATCACCAAAGACGGTTATGTACGTTTCGATATAGGTGCAGCTTATACCTTTGATATTGCCGGTACCGAGTTGGGTGTTCGCGCCAACATACGTAATTTGTTCGATAAAGATTATCTGGATGGCGGTGATTACCAGATGGTCACTATCGGTGAAGGTCGCCATTTCAGTCTGGCACTTGAAGCCAAGTTTTAA
- the glmU gene encoding bifunctional UDP-N-acetylglucosamine diphosphorylase/glucosamine-1-phosphate N-acetyltransferase GlmU, whose product MSLNVVILAAGKGTRMRSDLPKVLHKVAHKPMVQHVIDTAHSLNADKINLVYGYGGDKLMTELGEQPLNFVLQAEQLGTGHAVAQAIPHIDDNDTVLVLYGDVPLTRKETLEALLAARQNDGVAVLTVHLDDPSGYGRMVREHGKVVGIVEQKDATAEQLKINEINSGIMALPGKQLKNWLGRLENNNAQGEFYLTDVIAMAHADGVAIDTAHPVNSIETEGANNRVQLAALERAYQQRCAETLMLDGANLRDPARIDVRGEVTVGMDVMIDVNVIFEGKVVLGNNVTVGAGAILIDCEIADNAEIKPYSIVEGAKLGDGASAGPFARLRPGAELKQDAHIGNFVEMKKAVLGVGSKAGHLAYLGDAQIGQGVNIGAGTITCNYDGANKHLTVIEDEVFVGSDTQLVAPVTIGKGATLGAGSTVTRDVGADELVITRVKQKHIKDWKRPQKQKK is encoded by the coding sequence ATGTCATTGAATGTTGTAATTCTCGCCGCCGGGAAAGGGACCCGGATGCGTTCCGATTTGCCTAAAGTCCTGCATAAGGTTGCCCATAAGCCCATGGTGCAGCATGTGATTGATACGGCTCATTCACTTAATGCCGACAAGATCAATCTGGTTTATGGTTATGGCGGCGACAAGCTGATGACTGAACTGGGCGAGCAACCGCTTAACTTTGTGCTGCAGGCTGAACAGCTGGGCACTGGCCACGCGGTAGCCCAGGCGATTCCCCATATAGATGACAATGACACTGTATTGGTGCTCTATGGCGACGTTCCCCTCACCCGCAAGGAAACTCTGGAAGCCCTGCTTGCTGCCAGGCAAAACGATGGCGTAGCCGTACTGACAGTGCATCTGGATGACCCAAGCGGCTATGGCCGTATGGTGCGCGAGCATGGCAAGGTGGTTGGCATAGTCGAACAGAAAGATGCTACTGCCGAGCAACTCAAGATCAATGAGATCAACAGCGGCATCATGGCATTGCCGGGCAAACAATTGAAAAACTGGCTCGGACGCTTGGAAAACAACAATGCTCAGGGCGAGTTTTATCTTACCGATGTGATCGCCATGGCTCACGCCGATGGTGTGGCCATAGACACGGCTCATCCAGTTAATTCCATAGAGACCGAAGGCGCCAATAACAGGGTGCAGTTGGCGGCGTTGGAACGTGCTTATCAGCAACGCTGTGCTGAAACCCTGATGCTGGATGGTGCCAACTTAAGAGATCCGGCACGCATAGATGTTCGCGGTGAAGTGACCGTCGGCATGGATGTGATGATAGATGTTAATGTGATCTTCGAAGGTAAAGTGGTGCTGGGTAATAACGTGACTGTAGGCGCCGGGGCTATCCTTATCGATTGTGAGATTGCCGACAACGCCGAGATTAAGCCTTACAGCATAGTCGAGGGAGCCAAGTTAGGTGATGGCGCCAGTGCCGGCCCGTTTGCTCGTCTGCGTCCGGGCGCTGAACTTAAGCAAGATGCCCATATAGGCAATTTTGTTGAGATGAAGAAAGCCGTACTCGGTGTGGGCTCCAAGGCTGGGCATCTGGCTTACCTCGGAGATGCACAAATTGGCCAAGGGGTAAACATAGGGGCCGGTACTATTACCTGCAATTATGATGGCGCCAACAAACATCTGACCGTTATTGAAGATGAAGTGTTTGTCGGCAGCGACACTCAACTGGTTGCTCCTGTCACTATCGGCAAGGGAGCCACACTGGGAGCCGGTTCCACTGTAACCCGTGATGTCGGCGCTGATGAACTGGTTATTACCAGGGTCAAGCAGAAACATATCAAGGACTGGAAGCGTCCACAAAAGCAAAAGAAGTAA
- a CDS encoding F0F1 ATP synthase subunit epsilon: MAAMTVQLDIVSAESKIFSGLVAHLQVTGSEGELGIMPGHTPLLTNIKPGMARIVKQNGQEEVFYLSGGLLEVQPNSVSVLADVVMRADEIDEQAAVEAKRRAEAHMADAGADFDYAAAAIELAKAVAQLRVVETIKKNIAR, translated from the coding sequence ATGGCAGCCATGACAGTACAGCTTGATATCGTCAGTGCAGAGAGCAAAATCTTCTCAGGCCTTGTTGCCCATTTACAGGTAACAGGTTCTGAGGGTGAACTGGGTATTATGCCTGGTCACACTCCGCTGCTGACCAATATCAAACCTGGCATGGCGCGCATCGTCAAACAAAATGGTCAGGAAGAGGTGTTTTACCTTTCAGGTGGTTTACTGGAAGTTCAACCCAATTCCGTGTCCGTATTGGCTGATGTTGTAATGCGTGCCGATGAGATTGACGAGCAGGCTGCAGTAGAAGCCAAGCGTCGTGCTGAGGCCCACATGGCCGATGCCGGTGCTGACTTCGATTATGCTGCGGCAGCAATTGAACTGGCTAAGGCCGTGGCTCAGTTGCGGGTCGTTGAGACCATCAAGAAGAACATTGCCAGATAA